The nucleotide sequence GATAACAATTTGTTAATACTTTCTTAAATAGAATGAATTTACGAGTTTTtcattattcatttaaaattttattgcagGTATAGACTAGGTAAGAGGAGggagaataaaattaaaacacaaatgaattagtttaaaaaaagtaaatactaataactaaacaatttttttttattaaacttatttgTAACTCATTGtacttttggaaaaaaaaaaccattttctaTAATATCTGAACTCAGAACTGATGACATGAAGACATTTGCAATCGAAGAAGTTAAAAGGTTTTCAGAGATTGTCTACGAGGCATTACATTACCGGGttctgaaaatttaaaaaaaaatgttttgttttaaaaggaAAATTAAGAGGCTAGCTGCGCCGAGAAGTATGAAAAACCTTTGTTTTTTACTTTAATAGCTCTTaaggtaggtaattttaaatCCACCAGCAGACTGGTGGGTGAAaaattatatcatcatcatagatagatagatagatagaagtctttattgcacacaaaaacacgtAAACaaacaacacagaaggaagaaaacagaaaaaacaattgtgtgcaaaggcggccttattgcgtAGAGCAATCTCTAGCAGGCAACCTTTGATACCTTGATACCTCATAATCATGATCAGCCCATCATCGGCCGattgggtctcctctcagaatgagaagagcttaggtcatagtccaccacgcttgcctagtgcgaattgacagacttcacacaccattgataacattacggagaactctcaggcatgcaggtttcctcacgatggtttcttcaccgttaaagcaagcgatatttaattgcatgtaACATAATTTCAAAAAGACAAAGGTGCGTATCCAggatcgaaccgccgacctaCCGAATAgaaggctgacgtcttaaccactaggccatcacggCTCTCGAAAAGTGAAACCCACCCAAAATACAAACTATCAACTACCAAGTAATTCATGAGACAGCAATATCTATTACTAGTTGATACCCAAGTCTTAGCCCGCGTGGATATGGTTTTTAATCccaaaggaactctttgattttccgggataaaaattaaaaagtagcctatgtgttatgtCAGGGTATATGCTACCTCCATGCCAAACAGTCAAATTCGCCCAATAGTTTTTaagtaaaagagtaacaaacatacacacgcacgtATAAACTATCGCCTTAATATTAATTGAAAAGAGAAATGTTGGCttgtttcttgctagttcttctcggaaGGAAGGCATTcaaaaccagtggtagattccaAACCAGTGGAATTAGTCTAGACAGTAGACCTATTCCATTTATTAATACGCGGCTTACTCGTAAGTCATAaccttgaataaaaataaaaaataaaagtagatTCAAGACGGACGATTTCAAAGAAGCTGGTAGGTACtttgtaaaagttcatttgaataaaagcCTTTCTTTTCGTATGTCTTATGTCCCAGATGAATCAGGTGAAAATGGGAAGAGATTCAGGAGCCTAATGGAAACATACACTATGTATATGTTTTTTCTCACACTGGCTTTGATGTACCCCAACCCACGCACTGAGCGCAAGAGGAAGAGGTTTATCGGTAAGATATTATTTTAGAACCTTCTTATTATTTTGGCTTGTACGTAattcgtataaaataaataaataaaggtttataaaGCTCACAAGgaaaaaatgggtcaagtgtgagtcggacttgtacgagaactctttgattttccgggataaaagtagcctatatccttctccaggatgcaagatataagtttaattatgtataaataaaataattttaatttgaatgtgAATTTGAATATCACTATATTCATCAAACTCGATTAATAGATGGCCGAATTAAAGGAGTTTAATGTTGTCAGAgttcaatataatatgtacttaggtCCTAGTCTAGTACATTCATACATATTTCATTCTTCactagtttctttattccaccataattgTAAATACCTGACCATAACAGATATGGATGTGTAGAGTATCCTTAAAATCCtaacatcatcccgagtgacaatgagggccataattttttttttaaaatcaatatgAAGGCTGTATTTTCAAAAGGgatttatttaacattttaattagttttCTGGTAGTTGTATTTTCTATTAGGACTTATTAATCTTAATAAGGATTTCCTCCAATCTAGCGGCGTTCATCCTGAGCACAGTGCCATCGCTGGTGATCGTGAGCGCCGACATGCGCTTGCGCATCCTGCGCGGCGACATGGCCAACCTGGTGCGCCAGTCCATCATCATGGTATCCCTCGTCTTTACCATCATCAAGGTACCCATTCATTAGTATATTGAAGGCTTCAAGCCAGAGAGGAGTGGGAGGGTGAGCGGTGCATGCTGCAGGTTGTACGGTCAGCAACACAGCTAGGTTTGACCCGCCAGTaggtacaagcgactatgggcGGGTGCAAACATAGCTATGTTGCTGACTGCACCAATACAGATGtgtctgttttggcggattatagcaaactagatgatgcccgcagcttcgtccgcgtataggttttataaaaatcccgtgggaactctttgcttttcagAGATAAAAATTCGTATGTGTCAatttcgggacgcaagctacctctgtaccgaTATAAATAGTTTAACGGATGGTGTTTTTTGaggatcccgtggaaactctttgatttttcgggataaaagtagcctatatccgtccccgggacgtAAGTTAACCCCGTACCTCAGAtctggttaaactgttgagtcgtgaaaagctgctagctttttacacacagacagacagacacactttcgcatttataattttataatattatatagtatggattaatctAGTCGTTCCATGTGTTTGTGTTTTccacaaagtaacgcctgcaTCTATCTGTTTGTGGCTATCACActgtcacacttcacactaatattataaaggcgaaagtttgtgtgtatatgtgtatgtgtgtgtgtgtatgtttgttactccttcacgcaaaactacttgacggatttggctgaaatttggaatagagatatataatatcctggattagcaaataggctactttttatcccggaaaatgaaagagttcccacgggatttcaaaaaatctaaatccacgcgggcgaagtcgcaggcatcggctagttattaataGAAGGAATAAATTCCTCTGATCCCCGCAGCTCATCCTAACGATAATCCGTAAGAAGGAGTTGAGAGAGATAATCGACGAGATAAATGAAGACTACGAAACCTTCAACGATTTACCAGCAGAATGCCAAGCCATTGTGGCAGACACAATCAAAACTACGAAGACTCTTGAAAAAACTTGGATTGGTAAAGTATAATaggatattattatcataatgatTAATCCAtcccggcccactactgatcacgaggtttctctcagaatgagaagggtgtagaTCTGCTACGCTGGCCtcaaaacatctgactgacgcaagAAGTCAACGAATGTTATGTAGGTAGGTGTCGTGTATAGGTGGTGCACtgaccccgagttttgcacgcaaTACATTGCGGattagaaaaaactaaatcactaCGAATACAAGTACCTATAAGGGGATTGTTTAGGTAATATATGTAATAATGGCGCTATGTTAGTTAGCACTAGCGTTCATTATTTTCATCCTGTATGATAGgatataaagataaaaatataaattgttacgTGGTAAGTAGGTGatgtaacaatatttttaaaagatgtcCGATTGTGGGTTTTGAGCTTGTACTTATTTCACTATAGTTATTTTGGCGGTCACTGCGTCCTCTTACCCGGTGCTCGCCTGTGCTTGCACCATCTACTCTCAGATGCTGTCGGATGATCCTAAACGTTTCATGGTGCATGAGACGGCCATGATCTTCCTCACTGAAGAGCAGAAGTACCAGACGCCTTACTTCGAAGCGATATCGATTTACTCGCTGTATATAGTTTGGGTCGTCTTTCTTGGATTTTCGGGTAAGACAAACTGCGAATCGAAAAgtaacttttttagggttccgtacctcaaaatgaaaaatggaACCATTATAttatgatcactttgttatccgtctgtctgtctgtccgtctgtcgtgtttgtcaagaaaacctatagggtacttcaacttatcatcgtcatcatcatgaacgatccatcgccagctcactgcTAAGCACGGTCGGTTTTTATTCCCATCGTGTCACAGTGTTACTCTGTGCAACTTTTTTATCGATTgtaattcccaacgagtcacactgtagctgtggtgtgactcgttgggagaACATTATCGAAAAATttccaacgagtcacactgttactcgtTTGTGTTGGGAACCCACCTAATCATGACCTCGagtcaaacaaaaacaaaataaaatacataataagtatgaaaaatatagtacttaaataaataagtaaaaataagtgTTTCCTTGGGAGACAGTTTCTACttaattctatatttttttcaagGTTATGATGGCATGTTCTCAGTGTGCATATTGCATGTGTCCCTAAGAATTAAACTATTCAGGCACAACCTACAACACGTTCTAGACGACCTGgatgatatacctaaaataAAAGCCAATATAGCCCACTTTGTGGGGCAGCATTGTGCAGTTATGAGGTAATTAAGCTGGTTTCCCTTGAGACTAAGATTTTGAGCTAAAAAGTGTTATAGATCTTGCCAAGTCTTTGAAAATTTGATCAAAATTGGATTTCAATCACTGGgaaataatgatattattatttttgatataggCAAATACCATATTACGTGGTGCTCTGGCTTCGAATATCAtttacataggctgcactaaaagtatcgggaatggaatatttccactgtccctgtcatattaaaatctttttaattgaaaactccttggttttaagaatcgaataccatttatttatttaaaaaaaagattctcggtcttttcacaatgtcttgtcaaacttgtttagtcattgagaaaatggaattgactcgagaaaattctagagcgatgatttattatgactttcgaagtggtttaacacaaaaggAGTGTGTCGACCGggtgatttctgcatttggtgatgaagccccatccaaaaccacaatttatcgctggtttgctgaatttcaacgtggacgtgtcaagctcagtgatgatccccgtcatggtcgtccaaaaactgcagtcacccaagaaaacgttgatgctctgcgtaagctgattgaggaaggtcgacatgtgacataccacgaaattcaggcaacttaagacattggcatgagtcaaatacaaatattcttgcatgaacaattaggtgtaaaaaagtagttttcccgatggataccgcatttgctctgtgaagagcaaaaagcggctcgcgttacttggtgcgtcagaactctcgaaagattccacgcaggatcctcaaatgctgtatacaacatcgtatcaggtgacgaatcctggatatatgCGTaagaacccgaaacaaaaaaccagtcacgagtttgggtgttcgaaaatgagttaaagtcaacaaaaattgttcgttcacgaagtgttgcaaaaaaaatggtggccacgtttgtctccaaaaccggccatgttgcgactattcctcttgagggacaaagaacggttaatgcagaatggtatgctagcatttgtttgccacaggtcgtttctgaacttcgtaaagagaactgcaaccgccgcatcatcctccatcacgacaatgcgagttctcacaccgcgcacagaacaaaagagtttttagagcaagaaaacatagaattattagaccatccgccgtacagccccgacctaagccctaatgatttctgtaatatccctaaaataaaggatacattgcgtggtcagagattttcatcacctgaagaagctgtggacgcctacaaaacggccattttgaagaccccaacttccgaatggaatggttgcttcaatgattggttccatcgtatggaaaaatgtgtcaaatttcgcggagaatacttcgaaaagcaataaatacatttttaaatagtaatgttgtgtcacttccttgattcccgaaattttcagtgccgccctcgtagtttgaaatatttattagtttttttatgaCGTCTAGAGGTTATATAAAAGAACGATAACTTTTTAGATTGATCTCAAAAATCCAAAAGTGTTTCGAAGTTTGGCTCGTTGGAATATTCTTCAATGCAGTCGTGCAAATCGGAATGGCTCTGATTCAAATAACGAGTAACGCTGTAAGTATACACTCTAAGTTAAACTGTCTGATTGAGCATTAAGAACTTCCTCTTCAATAGAAATGCACAGTTTTAGATTACGGCGCGCTACTCGATCGAAATCAATCGTAATTTTGATTGCTTCTTATTGGTtctttccattccatcagcctttatgcgtccactgctggatataggcctttccaagagcgcgccaccaaacacggtcctccgccttcctcatccacccgctccccgccaccttcttcaggtcatcggtccagggggctggaggtcgtcccacaatGCGcataccggtacgcggtctccactccagaacatgtcTGCCCCATTGGCCGTCGGTGCTGCGACATACTTGACCTGTCCATTACCACTTCAACTTGCTAATACTTTGAGGTCTCGGTTCTATTGGTCAAAGAATTAATATACAAACAGACTTATCTTTAACTGTGCAGGAAGCGGATATAAACGCAATGTACTACTTCTACGCGGTGGCTACAACGGTGCACATCTATGTGCCCTGCTACCTCGCGTCCGATGTCACTCATCACGTAAGTTCCAGCATCAGCATCAGCGCCCCGGCGGTGTCTCGAGAGACCACGTAAAGCCTTTGATTCTGCACCTAATTTTCTAGAAGGAACCTATTTCCGCTACAGcgtaattttaatagatttttagggttccgtacctcaaaaggaaaaatggaactcttataggatcactttgttgtctgtctgtctatctgtctgtcggtctgtccgtcgtgtctgtcaagaaacctatagggtacttgaccgttgacctagaatcatgaaatttggcaggtaggtaggt is from Maniola jurtina chromosome 14, ilManJurt1.1, whole genome shotgun sequence and encodes:
- the LOC123871555 gene encoding odorant receptor 45b-like isoform X1; translation: MSYVPDESGENGKRFRSLMETYTMYMFFLTLALMYPNPRTERKRKRFIAAFILSTVPSLVIVSADMRLRILRGDMANLVRQSIIMVSLVFTIIKLILTIIRKKELREIIDEINEDYETFNDLPAECQAIVADTIKTTKTLEKTWIVILAVTASSYPVLACACTIYSQMLSDDPKRFMVHETAMIFLTEEQKYQTPYFEAISIYSLYIVWVVFLGFSGYDGMFSVCILHVSLRIKLFRHNLQHVLDDLDDIPKIKANIAHFVGQHCAVMRLISKIQKCFEVWLVGIFFNAVVQIGMALIQITSNAEADINAMYYFYAVATTVHIYVPCYLASDVTHHAVEVATVAYSIPWESVQDTGIKRSVAIIIARAQTPINFEALGMLTFNMELFVSILQTSYSMYTLLRS
- the LOC123871555 gene encoding uncharacterized protein LOC123871555 isoform X2 encodes the protein MSYVPDESGENGKRFRSLMETYTMYMFFLTLALMYPNPRTERKRKRFIAAFILSTVPSLVIVSADMRLRILRGDMANLVRQSIIMVSLVFTIIKLILTIIRKKELREIIDEINEDYETFNDLPAECQAIVADTIKTTKTLEKTWIVILAVTASSYPVLACACTIYSQMLSDDPKRFMVHETAMIFLTEEQKYQTPYFEAISIYSLYIVWVVFLGFSGYDGMFSVCILHVSLRIKLFRHNLQHVLDDLDDIPKIKANIAHFVGQHCAVMRLISKIQKCFEVWLVGIFFNAVVQIGMALIQITSNAAVEVATVAYSIPWESVQDTGIKRSVAIIIARAQTPINFEALGMLTFNMELFVSILQTSYSMYTLLRS